In the Theobroma cacao cultivar B97-61/B2 chromosome 1, Criollo_cocoa_genome_V2, whole genome shotgun sequence genome, one interval contains:
- the LOC18613576 gene encoding U3 small nucleolar RNA-associated protein 14, with product MAEKKRKERAGGGESRTNKKFKKHSNSKGLTKKSKDKSNMRRKRTGPRLPSALRTELDRLNARISANSDDEINSDVEKDVYEYEEEVPQEESRKNRRFDPVENYEYELPEDFEDENVSSDDDDDDNDDDFDVGGNEGNLIEDLDDSDGVEEEDDGRHLRMLQGITGMSNDAFEGKKKKNNVVISEAHPESEYNPTRDVLEGDGHITVQDLLEPIQGKPGYSKLRKRVQYMDRKSTSIQAPLPKADREKLERMAVYEHSKKDITKWEHLVKRNREAPTIFFGEDVDLGFSTVGAIASEFEPRTEFEKKIASLVYDDKVIEAHKADGSKLLELNKISAEDYMKHRNHIAKMRSLLFHHEMKRKRVKKIKSKTYHRLKNKDKLKAASAEMLMDPEAAKEQARKQEFKRAEERMTLKHKNKSKWARRILERGLNAQDEGTRAAMAEQLHHHALLTRKINTVKDSSSSSSDSSSDEDDEGSDQDRASELLEKAKEKTLKVLEDDEEVPNSGVLSLPFMVRGMKKRKEEAIEEAKLALQEYEQLEGTVGAVNLKPATASGRRVFGMANNEASESNNKIKTDNKKMKMDNYYGNSDSEDDLEAKENLNITGGRKNDVEKDAGPNCVHKEAADVRQDSVFKNFDDIVRDPGPKTTYEVAIFTSDSWRKMKSENGVDANVKKSQEIKEPIVQNQDLKEGEEESDSDSEEQMVDGILSTGPKDSYELPSQSELIRHAFAGDDVEEEFEKDKQEILNDENPEPDKPVLLPGWGQWTHIQHKKGLPSWMLKEHDDAKRKREETLKKRKDAHLKHVIISEKLDKKAEKLQTKTLPYPFTSKELFEQSVRMPIGSEFNPETAIRALNRPDVVKKPGVIIKPIKFEEVHQHEKPEDHKRSGQKRKPNRSKGAVGKMKKQ from the exons ATGGCAGAAAAGAAGCGGAAAGAGAGGGCCGGAGGCGGCGAATCCAGAACGaacaaaaagttcaaaaagCATTCAAACTCCAAAGGCCTAACCAAGAAAAGCAAGGATAAATCCAATATGAGAAGGAAGAGAACAGGTCCTCGCTTGCCTTCTGCGCTGCGAACGGAGCTCGACCGCCTGAACGCTAGAATTTCAGCCAACAGCGATGACGAGATCAATTCGGATGTGGAAAAGGATGTTTATGAGTACGAGGAAGAAGTGCCCCAAGAAGAGTCCCGGAAGAACCGCCGCTTCGACCCTGTCGAGAACTATGAATACGAGCTTCCTGAGGATTTTGAG GATGAAAATGTGTCATcggatgatgatgatgatgacaaTGACGACGACTTTGATGTTGGTGGAAATGAGGGGAATCTGATTGAAGATCTTGATGATAGTGATGGGGTTGAAGAGGAAGATGATGGAAGGCACTTGAGGATGTTGCAAGGAATCACTGGAATGTCAAATGATGCCTTTGAAG gcaagaaaaagaaaaataatgtgGTTATATCTGAGGCACATCCTGAGTCAGAATACAATCCTACTCGTGATGTTCTGGAGGGTGATGGCCACATTACAGTTCAAGATCTTTTGGAGCCTATTCAAGGAAAACCTGGATATAGCAAACTTAGAAAAAGAGTGCAATACATGGACAGAAAGTCAACATCTATTCAAGCTCCGCTTCCAAAGGCAGATAGAGAGAAGTTGGAGAGGATGGCAGTGTATGAACATTCAAAGAAAGATATTACTAAGTGGGAACACTTGGTCAAAAGGAATAGAGAAGCTCCTACTATTTTTTTTGGTGAAGATGTAGACTTGGGGTTTTCAACTGTAGGGGCAATAGCTTCTGAATTTGAGCCTAGAACTGAGTTTGAGAAGAAAATTGCTTCTTTGGTTTATGATGACAAAGTTATTGAAGCTCACAAAGCAGATGGTTCCAAGCTTCTGGAACTAAATAAG ATATCTGCAGAAGATTACATGAAGCACCGAAATCACATTGCTAAAATGCGCAGCCTTCTTTTCCATCatgaaatgaagagaaaacgCGTAAAAAAGATCAAGTCCAAAACCTATCATCGTTTAAAAAATAAGGACAAACTTAAAGCAGCTTCTGCAGAAATGCTGATGGATCCTGAGGCAGCCAAAGAGCAGGCTAGGAAGCAAGAGTTCAAACGGGCTGAG GAGCGAATGACTTTGAAGCACAAAAATAAGTCGAAGTGGGCAAGGCGTATTTTAGAGCGTGGTTTGAATGCCCAGGATGAAGGTACTCGAGCAGCTATGGCTGAACAGCTTCACCATCATGCTCttttgacaagaaaaataaacacTGTGAAGGACAGTAGTAGTAGCAGCAGTGATAGCAGTAGTGATGAGGATGATGAGGGTTCAGACCAGGATAGGGCATCAGAGTTGCtagaaaaagcaaaagagaaGACATTGAAAGTATTAGAAGACGATGAGGAAGTGCCTAACTCTGGAGTGCTTTCTTTACCTTTCATG GTTCGtggaatgaagaaaagaaaggaagaagctATTGAAGAAGCTAAGCTTGCTCTTCAGGAGTACGAGCAATTAGAGGGGACAGTTGGTGCTGTAAATTTAAAACCAGCCACTGCAAGTGGTAGAAGGGTCTTTGGCATGGCTAATAATGAAGCTTCAGAATCTAACAATAAGATCAAAACTGATAATAAGAAGATGAAAATGGATAATTATTATGGTAATAGTGATAGTGAAGATGATTTGGAAGCCAAAGAGAATCTTAACATTACGGGTGGCAGAAAAAATGATGTTGAGAAGGATGCTGGCCCTAATTGTGTTCATAAAGAAGCTGCTGATGTTCGTCAGGATTCTGTATTCAAG AATTTTGATGACATTGTTAGAGACCCAGGCCCAAAAACAACATATGAAGTTGCTATTTTTACCTCAGACTCGTGGAGAAAG ATGAAAAGTGAGAATGGAGTGGATGCAAATGTCAAAAAGTCACAAGAAATCAAGGAACCTATTGTGCAGAATCAAGACTTGAAG GAGGGAGAAGAGGAAAGTGATTCAGATAGCGAAGAACAAATGGTGGATGGGATTTTGTCCACAGGCCCCAAAGACTCATATGAACTTCCTTCTCAATCGGAGCTCATTCGACATGCTTTTGCTGGGGATGATgtggaagaagaatttgagaaGGATAAACAGGAGATCTTGAATGATGAAAATCCTGAACCTGATAAACCTGTTTTGCTCCCTGGTTGGGGCCAGTGGACTCATATACAGCATAAAAAAGGTTTGCCTTCGTGGATGCTTAAAGAACATGACGATGCAAAGCGGAAGAGGGAAGAAACTCTTAAGAAAAGGAAGGATGCACATCTCAAACATGTCATCATCTCTGAGAAGTTGGATAAAAAG GCTGAGAAATTGCAAACAAAAACTTTGCCATATCCTTTCACATCCAAGGAACTTTTTGAACAGAGTGTGCGCATGCCCATTGGGTCTGAATTTAACCCAGAGACAGCAATCAGAGCTCTTAATCGGCCAGAT GTGGTGAAGAAACCTGGTGTAATTATAAAACCAATCAAATTTGAGGAAGTGCATCAGCATGAAAAACCAGAGGATCACAAACGGAGTGGGCAAAAACGAAAGCCAAATAGAAGCAAAGGTGCTGTAGGCAAGATGAAGAAACAATAG
- the LOC18613577 gene encoding poly [ADP-ribose] polymerase 2: MASKLKVDQLRIELAKRGLDTNGTKPFLVQRLEEALLKEKKKEEENKENDANNAIENNKKRRGSESNHNNNDDEDSKKIKAVEEFREMNVKQLREQATLRGLSTVGTRKELIERLCEDAEKNSLDEVFKEEEEKEKDSGKEEKIVTATKKGAAVLDQGIPDHIKAHYHVLQQGDNIYDAMLNQTNVGHNNNKFYVIQLLESDDWKTYMVYNRWGRVGVKGQTKLHGPFTSQQAAIVEFESKFFNKTNNYWSNRKDFVCYPRCYAWLEMDYDEKEKESDLEEKTGSSVGAQLRETKLEQRIAKFISLICNISMMKQQMMEIGYNADKLPLGKLSKSTILRGYDVLKRIADVIGQSNRSKLEQLSSEFYTVIPHDFGFKKMRDFVIDTPQKLKKKLEMVEALGEIEVATKLLMDDTMMEEDPLHYHYQQLHCELIPLDDDSEEFAMIAKYSRNTHAKTHSQYTVDIVQIFKVAREGEIECFKKFSATKNRMLLWHGSRLTNWTGILSQGLRIAPPEAPVTGYMFGKGVYFADMFSKSANYCYTSSSFTTGVLLLCEVALGDMAELLQAKSDADKLPDGKLSTKGVGATAPDPSEAQTLDDGVIVPLGKPKEQNREGALWYNEYIVYNVDQIRMRYLVQVNFKYTK, from the exons ATGGCAAGTAAGCTCAAAGTAGACCAGCTCCGAATCGAGCTCGCCAAGCGTGGGCTTGACACCAACGGAACCAAGCCCTTTCTG GTGCAGAGACTGGAGGAAGCTTTGcttaaagagaagaagaaagaagaggaaaataaagaaaatgatgctAATAATGCAATtgaaaataacaagaaaagaagagggAGCGAGtctaatcataataataatgatgatgaagattcaaaaaaaatcaaggccGTTGAGGAGTTTCGGGAAATGAATGTTAAGCAATTACGGGAGCAAGCTACTCTTCGAGGTCTCTCCACTGTTGGGACCAGAAAAGAACTTATTGAGAGGCTTTGCGAAGATGCAGAGAAAAATTCTCTTGACG AGGTatttaaagaagaagaagaaaaagagaaagacagTGGCAAGGAGGAGAAAATTGTTACGGCGACAAAGAAGGGTGCGGCAGTTCTTGACCAAGGGATTCCAGATCATATAAAGGCTCATTATCATGTTTTACAACAG GGTGATAATATCTATGATGCCATGTTAAATCAGACGAATGTTGGGCATAACAATAACAAGTTCTATGTGATCCAACTTCTAG AATCTGATGATTGGAAGACATACATGGTATATAATAGATGGGGTAGAGTTGGTGTAAAGGGTCAAACTAAATTACACGGCCCCTTTACATCACAACAAGCTGCAATTGTTGAGTTTGAATCAAAGTTCTTTAACAAGACCAATAACTATTGGTCCAACAGAAAAGACTTTGTCTGTTACCCAAGGTGCTATGCCTGGCTGGAAATGGActatgatgaaaaagaaaaagaatctgAT CTCGAAGAAAAGACAGGCTCTTCCGTTGGTGCTCAATTGCGAGAGACAAAGCTTGAACAACGCATTGCTAAATTTATCTCTCTTATATGCAATATCAGCATGATGAAGCAACAAATGATGGAAATAG GATACAATGCTGACAAGTTGCCACTTGGTAAGCTAAGCAAATCAACAATTTTAAGG GGCTATGATGTCTTGAAAAGAATTGCTGATGTGATTGGCCAATCAAACAGGAGCAAACTTGAGCAATTAAGCTC GGAATTCTACACTGTGATTCCACATGATTTTGGATTTAAAAAAATGC GTGATTTTGTCATTGACACGCCtcaaaagttgaaaaagaagTTGGAAATG GTTGAAGCCCTGGGAGAAATAGAGGTTGCAACGAAATTATTAATGGACGACACTATGATGGAG GAAGATCCTTTACATTATCATTACCAGCAGCTTCATTGTGAACTGATTCCACTGGACGATGACTCTGAGGAATTTGCTATG ATTGCAAAGTATTCTCGGAACACTCATGCAAAGACACATTCACAGTATACTGTTGATATTGTTCAAATATTCAAGGTGGCAAGAGAAGGTGAAATTGAATGCTTTAAAAAG TTCTCTGCAACCAAAAATAGAATGCTTTTGTGGCATGGTTCCCGGCTTACTAACTGGACTGGCATTCTGTCCCAAG GTTTGCGCATAGCTCCACCTGAAGCACCTGTAACAGGTTACATGTTTGGAAAGGGGGTTTACTTTGCTGATATGTTCTCCAAAAGTGCAAATTATTGCTACACTAGTTCTTCCTTTACAACTGGGGTGCTGCTTCTATGTGAG GTTGCACTGGGTGACATGGCTGAGCTTCTACAAGCTAAAAGTGATGCCGATAAGCTGCCAGATGGGAAGTTGAG TACAAAAGGTGTTGGTGCAACTGCACCAGATCCCTCTGAAGCCCAGACACTTGATGATGGTGTCATAGTTCCCCTTGGAAAGCCAAAGGAGCAAAACCGTGAG GGTGCTTTATGGTACAATGAATACATAGTCTACAATGTGGATCAGATTAGGATGCGTTACTTGGTTCAAGTTAATTTCAAATACACCAAGTAG
- the LOC18613578 gene encoding mediator of RNA polymerase II transcription subunit 28 — MSSERRELQLDPQIQSAQSSREDMISWVVALETALLPCLPARELQAIDRSPHPSHQIDVERHARDFMEAAKKLQLYFIGLQREDQPTRAEMLRKEIATMEEELKVKSEIINNQERLIQGWRKDLTDQLDKHNTELERV, encoded by the exons ATGAGTAGTGAAAGGCGAGAGCTTCAGTTGGATCCGCAGATTCAGTCGGCCCAGAGTTCGAGAGAAGACATGATTTCGTGGGTGGTGGCGCTGGAGACGGCTTTGTTGCCATGCTTGCCGGCCAGAGAGCTTCAGGCTATCGACCGTTCTCCCCACCCTTCTCATCAGA TTGATGTAGAGAGACATGCTAGAGACTTCATGGAGGCTGCCAAGAAGCTACAGTTATACTTCATTGGCCTGCAGCGTGAGGATCAGCCAACCAGGGCTGAAATGCTCAGAAAA GAAATTGCGACAATGGAAGAAGAATTGAAGGTAAAGTCTGAGATCATCAACAATCAAGAGAGACTGATCCAGGGATGGCGTAAGGATTTGACAGACCAACTGGACAAACACAACACTGAACTAGAGAGAGTATAG
- the LOC18613579 gene encoding U1 small nuclear ribonucleoprotein A: MAEISQGEEVPPNMTLYINNLNEKIKIDQLKKSLHAVFSQFGKILDVLAFKTLKHKGQAWVIFEGVNSATNALRRMQGFPFYDKEMRIQYAKTKSDIIAKADGTFVPREKRKRHEDKGGKKRKEQLDPNQAAAGLNPAYPGAYGATPPLSQIPYLGARPIVPEAPAPPNNILFVQNLPHDTTTMMLQMLFNQYPGLKDVRMVETKPGIAFVEYENEMQSTVAMQALQGFKIQQNQMLITYAKK; this comes from the exons ATGGCGGAAATTAGTCAGGGCGAAGAAGTTCCTCCGAATATGACTTTATACATCAACAATCTCAACGAGAAGATCAAAATTGACC AGTTGAAGAAATCATTGCACGCTGTGTTTTCACAATTTGGGAAGATACTGGATGTGTTAGCATTCAAGACGCTGAAACACAAAGGTCAAGCTTGGGTTATTTTCGAGGGTGTTAACTCCGCTACCAATGCTCTTAGGCGAATGCAGGGATTCCCCTTTTACGACAAGGAAATG AGAATACAATACGCAAAGACTAAATCAGATATAATAGCAAAAGCAGATGGTACTTTTGTTCCCCGAGAGAAGCGAAAGAGGCATGAGGACAAGG GAGGGAAAAAACGAAAAGAGCAACTTGATCCTAATCAAGCAGCAGCAGGTTTGAATCCAGCTTATCCGGGTGCTTATGGTGCAACACCTCCT CTATCGCAAATACCCTATCTGGGCGCTAGACCAATTGTTCCAGAAGCTCCAGCACCACCAAATAACATTCTGTTTGTTCAGAATCTTCCTCATGATACAACCACGATGATGCTGCAAATGCTGTTCAACCAATACCCTGGTTTAAAGGACGTTAGGATGGTGGAAACAAAACCAGGTATAGCCTTTGTGGAGTATGAAAACGAGATGCAATCAACAGTGGCAATGCAGGCACTACAAGGTTTCAAGATACAGCAAAACCAGATGTTGATTACTTATGCAAAGAAGTAG
- the LOC18613581 gene encoding indole-3-acetic acid-induced protein ARG2 — protein sequence MARSFSNAKLISTFVTDGISNAISRRGYAAASQGVVSGGAARNAAVVKKTGEEMAGAKEKVSWVPDPVTGFYRPENTAKEIDVAELRAMLLKKN from the exons atggctcGCTCTTTCTCAAACGCTAAGCTTATCTCTACTTTCGTTACCGATGGAATCTCTAACGCTATCTCTAG ACGAGGATATGCGGCGGCATCACAAGGAGTTGTGTCCGGTGGAGCAGCAAGGAACGCGGCGGTGGTGAAGAAAACAGGGGAAGAGATGGCAGGAGCTAAAGAGAAGGTTTCATGGGTTCCTGACCCAGTTACCGGATTCTATAGACCTGAGAACACCGCCAAGGAGATCGACGTGGCCGAGCTCAGAGCCATGCTCTTGAAGAAGAACTAA